The genomic interval CACGGTGAGCACGATGGCGGTGGTCGACCTCTACCTACTGGAGCAGAGCATGCTGGGCACTCACGGCCATCCAGGACCAAGTGTCTGGCAGTGTGCGGTGGTGTTGCTAGGAGATGTGGGCTTCCTGCTGGCGCTGCGCTTCGTGTCGGCCGGCGTGGTGTCAGAGGTGCGCTCGCCACGGCGGGGTTTTGCCAATGCCCTttggttcctcttcctctccatgcTCCAGCTCAAGCTCTTCTTCGTCTGCCACAACTACAGACAGGAGCGTCGGCCGCCCGACCCGCTGGCCAGGAAGACCCTCACACTGCTGCTGTCCATCTGCCTGCCCTCCTTGTTCCTCATCCTGACCGGAGCCGACCACATGACCCCTCAGCGCAGGAAGCAGGAGGTGCGGGGTCGGCTGCTGTGGGTGATCGTGGACCTGCTGGACATACTGGACCTGCAGGCAGGGCTGTGGGAAGTCCAAGGAGGGGTCTCAGCGGGGACTGGAGGGGTTGTTGAACAGCAGCTTCCAATCTGGGCCGAGGGTCTGGTCTTCTTTTACTGCTAcgccctcctcctgctgctgccgtgCGTGGCCCTCACAGAGCTTGGGGCCACCGGTCTGCCAGCACAGAGGGGGCCCCGTAAGGAGGCTTTGTACCCTTGGCTCAGCTTGGTCACCGTCAACATCTTCACCCTGGCTCTGAGGGGCACGGGCATGCTATGGTACCGGGACCCCCGTGTGTCCACTGTGTTCCTGGGGAAGAACCTGCTGGCTCTGGCTGTGAAGCTGAGCTCGGCCTGGGAGAGACACAAGCAGGAGCGAGCTTCTGCGGGAGCTGGGACCGTGGCTGGAGCGGAACCAGGAGAGTCAACTCTGCCAAGCCAGAGCTTggagcagggagagggagaggctcAGGGGAAAGCTCCTCCTTCTCATTACCACTCACTGTCTCGCTCCCAAAGCCACACGCTCTCCCACGTCAGCCTGGAGCCTGCAGAGACGCCCTTAGGACCCTCTTTCATCTCCCACGAACTCTAGAGAGTCTCCAGCTCTCTGAACATGCACGCATGCAAAAATGCATGtactcacacccacactcaaCACTCAGACCAGCCAGTATCACGTCCAAACAGATAACTTGTATTGAATTTCAGTACAACAGTGATGGGTTTAATGCCGAGCTGTGGAAATGCATTTGGCAAGCTCAGCCTTCTGCACATTTTGTTGTGCtaagaaaaactcaaaatgcattGCTGTGATTTGTGggtgtgtatttttaaattgaacACTGTGAACACATCTATGCGAGTGTAAAGAATATTCCAGAAACCTAAACTGGAGTCTGGCAGTGTTTATTCTTGTTTATTCTGGGCACAGCTGCCTCAACTCAACTGCCACCATTTTTATGAACTCTGtccttcacacacaccaacTTAGGTAAAAGTTGGACTTGTTTTGAGTTGTGCGTGTATATACACACAAGTTAAATTTCATGCAAAGAAATCTGATATCACTGTAAATTCCGACTGTGTAGGGGTGTGGAACACTCCTCTGTGGTTCACTCATTAGTTTCTGTTAATGTGGTCTGAGGGAAAAATTAGATCAGCACTTCTGCCATAAGATGCCAAAAAAACGCCTGTGACCTTTTAGTGTAGATTTTCGTTGACA from Limanda limanda chromosome 10, fLimLim1.1, whole genome shotgun sequence carries:
- the tmem265 gene encoding transmembrane protein 121; the protein is MVPTPQVCVSTLVTVSTMAVVDLYLLEQSMLGTHGHPGPSVWQCAVVLLGDVGFLLALRFVSAGVVSEVRSPRRGFANALWFLFLSMLQLKLFFVCHNYRQERRPPDPLARKTLTLLLSICLPSLFLILTGADHMTPQRRKQEVRGRLLWVIVDLLDILDLQAGLWEVQGGVSAGTGGVVEQQLPIWAEGLVFFYCYALLLLLPCVALTELGATGLPAQRGPRKEALYPWLSLVTVNIFTLALRGTGMLWYRDPRVSTVFLGKNLLALAVKLSSAWERHKQERASAGAGTVAGAEPGESTLPSQSLEQGEGEAQGKAPPSHYHSLSRSQSHTLSHVSLEPAETPLGPSFISHEL